From Candidatus Bathyarchaeota archaeon:
TATGATGTATGTCAAAAACGATGGGTCCATTTTTTGGTTCTGTTCAAGCAAATGCAGAAAAAACGCCCTAAAACTTCAAAGAGATGCACGTAAACTTAAATGGACAACATACTTCGGTAAGGAAGAAAAAGGAAAAGCCTAGTGTTTGCAGATTATCTCTTTTACCATTTTTTCCCATAAAGGCTTGTTGTGTATGCATCCGATATCCGGTGCTTTAACGTTTCCGCTGAAATAGCCGTAGGCCCTTGCTCTGC
This genomic window contains:
- a CDS encoding 50S ribosomal protein L24e → MPKTRKCSFCGNEFPHGTGMMYVKNDGSIFWFCSSKCRKNALKLQRDARKLKWTTYFGKEEKGKA